In a genomic window of Desulfurobacterium atlanticum:
- the fdxB gene encoding ferredoxin III, nif-specific, with protein MSVAVTKSGGEWVQRFIVDLDQDECMGCARCYKACPADVFEPYFIDDNEDDDPRTVMSIANDGDCRGCEACEKVCPRNCITLEEV; from the coding sequence ATGAGTGTTGCTGTTACAAAGTCTGGTGGAGAATGGGTGCAGAGATTTATTGTTGACCTTGATCAGGATGAGTGTATGGGTTGTGCCAGGTGCTATAAGGCATGTCCTGCTGATGTGTTTGAGCCCTACTTTATTGATGATAATGAGGATGACGACCCGAGGACTGTTATGTCTATAGCAAATGATGGAGATTGTAGAGGTTGTGAGGCGTGTGAAAAGGTGTGTCCGAGAAATTGTATAACCCTTGAAGAGGTGTAA
- a CDS encoding P-II family nitrogen regulator has translation MKEVIAVIRPGYAAETKRALEEAGYPAMTIIPVEGRGKQGGLTCDMIDVDPYLADEKDKIAATYCTAAKHLVPTDPKYALESDSTITRPVPWLPKKLISVVVPTYADAEKVAAVIIKVNHTGKMGDGKIFICPIEEAIQIRTGKRGEEAV, from the coding sequence ATGAAAGAGGTTATAGCTGTTATTCGTCCCGGTTATGCTGCTGAAACTAAAAGGGCGCTTGAAGAGGCGGGGTATCCTGCCATGACAATAATTCCCGTTGAAGGAAGAGGGAAGCAGGGCGGTTTAACCTGTGACATGATAGATGTTGACCCATACCTTGCAGACGAAAAGGATAAGATAGCAGCTACTTACTGTACTGCGGCAAAGCATCTTGTTCCGACAGACCCGAAATACGCCCTTGAATCTGATAGTACTATTACAAGGCCTGTTCCCTGGCTCCCAAAAAAGCTTATCTCTGTTGTTGTTCCAACGTATGCTGATGCTGAAAAGGTTGCAGCTGTAATTATAAAAGTAAATCACACAGGTAAAATGGGTGACGGGAAAATTTTCATCTGTCCAATAGAGGAAGCTATTCAGATAAGAACCGGAAAAAGAGGCGAAGAGGCTGTTTAA
- a CDS encoding P-II family nitrogen regulator: MKMVKAIIRREKENDVMFALEAAGFAAATKIPVHGRGKQKGLVAEGMVYDELPKLLIMIVVRDEDVEKVCDIIMEKARTGKPGDGKIFIAPVDTVYTVSSGKKEL, encoded by the coding sequence ATGAAGATGGTGAAGGCTATTATCAGAAGGGAGAAAGAGAATGACGTAATGTTTGCCCTTGAGGCGGCAGGTTTTGCAGCAGCAACAAAGATTCCTGTTCATGGAAGGGGAAAGCAGAAAGGACTTGTGGCAGAAGGTATGGTTTACGATGAACTTCCAAAGCTTCTGATTATGATTGTTGTAAGGGATGAAGATGTGGAGAAGGTGTGTGACATCATAATGGAAAAGGCAAGAACAGGGAAGCCGGGAGATGGAAAGATTTTCATAGCACCTGTTGATACCGTTTACACTGTTAGTTCTGGTAAGAAAGAGCTTTAA
- a CDS encoding NifB/NifX family molybdenum-iron cluster-binding protein — protein sequence MRIALCTKTMEFVDGNFNKSKYFMIYDITLKGVKFVEVREPEQVKVVLDSDEIDVRIDAISDCKMVFCSHIPRTSKARLLNRGIFTVWMRHEREIGEMLEELIEHLRTNPPPMIKKILEEEELNTL from the coding sequence ATGAGGATAGCTCTTTGCACCAAAACGATGGAGTTTGTTGATGGAAATTTTAATAAATCAAAGTATTTCATGATTTACGATATAACCCTTAAAGGAGTGAAATTTGTTGAGGTTAGGGAGCCTGAACAGGTGAAAGTTGTGCTTGATTCTGACGAGATAGATGTAAGGATAGATGCGATTTCAGATTGCAAGATGGTTTTCTGTTCTCACATTCCAAGAACCTCAAAAGCGAGGCTTTTAAACAGAGGTATTTTTACCGTCTGGATGAGGCATGAAAGGGAGATAGGGGAGATGCTTGAGGAACTGATTGAACATCTCAGGACAAATCCCCCGCCGATGATAAAGAAAATTCTTGAGGAAGAAGAGCTTAACACACTTTGA
- the nifN gene encoding nitrogenase iron-molybdenum cofactor biosynthesis protein NifN, with the protein MAEVVFSDKPVSVNSLKKSPSIGAAICCYGLKGVMVVVHGAQGCSAYPKTILIEHFKEPVPITNTALQETEVVFGTDTVKASIKNLLNSNPVPEIIAVLTSGMVECRGDDVEASLKEFKLENPEFASFPVFFISTPDFEGGLQFGFEKALYAIIDNFVKPVERKDPNLITLLCGASLTPGDIDEIKRFISSFGFDVIVIPDLADSLIGKMYQGIYYPYTIGGVSLKELERAGSAFLTIAVGTSTITSAKLLKEKCGIPFEHFPSLSNFREVDRLAELLYLIKGFIPETIKRDREIMQDALADTHFYLNCKRFGVAGIPEVVYQISDFLHSVGGKVVAAVSSEYGDELSEVPADKVVVGDMEDFENLCMEENPHIIFGSSHLHLVEEKSGIPLIRVDFPVYDRVGYSQKRKVCYRGITDFLFEISNEMLSRYIEKPFVVKGGRP; encoded by the coding sequence ATGGCAGAGGTGGTTTTTAGTGATAAACCTGTTAGTGTCAATTCTCTTAAAAAGAGCCCTTCCATAGGTGCTGCTATCTGCTGTTACGGACTTAAAGGCGTTATGGTTGTTGTTCACGGAGCGCAAGGGTGCTCTGCGTATCCTAAAACCATACTGATAGAGCACTTTAAAGAGCCTGTTCCCATAACAAATACAGCCCTTCAGGAAACTGAAGTTGTGTTTGGAACAGATACTGTGAAAGCTTCTATCAAGAATCTTTTGAATAGTAATCCCGTTCCTGAAATAATTGCTGTTTTAACTTCCGGAATGGTTGAGTGCCGCGGCGATGATGTAGAAGCTTCATTAAAAGAGTTTAAACTTGAAAATCCAGAGTTTGCATCTTTCCCTGTTTTTTTCATTTCAACTCCAGATTTTGAAGGAGGCCTTCAGTTTGGATTTGAGAAAGCTCTTTACGCCATAATAGATAACTTTGTTAAACCCGTTGAAAGGAAAGATCCAAATCTTATAACACTGCTTTGTGGTGCTTCCTTAACACCGGGAGATATTGATGAGATAAAGAGATTTATCTCATCTTTTGGTTTTGATGTTATTGTGATACCGGATTTAGCAGATTCCTTGATAGGAAAGATGTATCAGGGCATTTACTATCCCTATACTATCGGTGGAGTTTCTCTAAAAGAGCTTGAAAGGGCTGGTAGTGCTTTTCTTACAATAGCTGTTGGAACTTCCACAATCACTTCAGCAAAACTTTTAAAAGAAAAATGTGGGATTCCTTTTGAGCATTTTCCCTCCCTTTCAAATTTCAGAGAGGTGGATAGACTTGCAGAGCTTCTTTATCTCATAAAAGGATTTATTCCTGAAACTATAAAACGGGACAGGGAGATTATGCAGGATGCTCTTGCAGATACCCATTTTTATCTTAACTGTAAAAGGTTCGGCGTTGCAGGTATTCCAGAAGTTGTTTATCAGATTTCCGATTTCTTACACTCTGTGGGAGGTAAAGTTGTAGCTGCAGTTTCTTCAGAGTATGGAGATGAGCTTTCAGAAGTGCCGGCTGATAAGGTCGTTGTTGGAGATATGGAAGATTTTGAAAATCTATGTATGGAGGAAAATCCTCACATAATTTTTGGTTCCAGCCATCTTCATCTTGTTGAGGAGAAGTCAGGAATTCCTCTTATAAGGGTTGATTTTCCTGTTTACGACAGAGTTGGGTATTCGCAAAAAAGAAAAGTTTGTTATCGGGGTATTACCGATTTTCTTTTTGAAATTTCAAACGAAATGCTTTCTCGCTACATAGAAAAACCTTTTGTTGTTAAAGGGGGGAGGCCATGA
- a CDS encoding NifB/NifX family molybdenum-iron cluster-binding protein, translating to MKVAVPSKWETLKSQFFDKFGLAPCYLIFDTQEKRKVTVIFYSPCEVEKVKGRERIEHLAKEGVNAVLVDHVATAGFNYMKSLGITPYEVKGVQTVGEALEKFMNGELKEAEPHDCGTSECISVWGEK from the coding sequence ATGAAGGTGGCAGTTCCTTCAAAATGGGAAACCCTTAAGTCGCAGTTTTTTGATAAGTTTGGGCTTGCACCGTGTTATCTGATTTTTGATACACAGGAGAAAAGAAAAGTTACAGTCATATTTTACTCTCCCTGTGAAGTTGAAAAAGTAAAAGGAAGGGAAAGGATAGAACATCTTGCAAAAGAGGGGGTTAATGCTGTTCTTGTTGATCATGTTGCCACTGCAGGATTTAACTATATGAAGTCCCTTGGAATTACTCCTTATGAGGTTAAAGGAGTTCAAACAGTAGGGGAAGCCCTTGAAAAGTTTATGAACGGAGAACTGAAAGAGGCAGAACCGCACGATTGCGGAACTTCTGAGTGTATATCTGTCTGGGGAGAGAAGTGA
- the nifE gene encoding nitrogenase iron-molybdenum cofactor biosynthesis protein NifE, with the protein MREKVGMKVLSKKPVPGKAAGGCAFDGAKITLVPITDAAHLFHGAIGCAVNGFEGRKSKSSGSDLYINAFSTDLTNEEIVFGSLEKLERGIEYIFKNYKPKGIFVYNTCIPAMTGENIFDLCNRKSKELGIPVIPVDSPGFIGAKNLGTRIAAKVLFDYVIGKKEPDYTTPFDINLIGEFNVAGDLFNILPLFKKCGIRVLSTITGDGRMDEIATAHRAKLNVVFCSQAMINLAEYMEERYGIPFVQVSFYGKTPIENSLRKIAKAFKSEKLSEKVEKVIEEENERIKPEFERLKTVLKGKRAVLYTGGHKSWSGIELLRDFGIEVVLSSGRKSTAEEREKIKKLIGKERLVGQIGARKLHELCFEFGADVLIAGGRNMYPSLKSKIPYLHINQERFYAYAGYDGLIEFGRQLEITITSPVWRYLKEKPFYLNGGER; encoded by the coding sequence ATGAGAGAAAAGGTAGGAATGAAAGTTCTTTCAAAAAAACCTGTTCCTGGAAAGGCCGCTGGTGGGTGTGCTTTTGACGGAGCGAAGATAACGCTTGTTCCAATAACAGATGCGGCTCACCTTTTCCATGGAGCTATAGGGTGTGCGGTAAACGGTTTTGAGGGAAGAAAATCAAAAAGTTCAGGCAGTGACCTTTATATAAATGCTTTTTCAACTGATCTTACAAATGAAGAGATAGTTTTTGGTAGCCTTGAAAAGCTTGAAAGGGGGATTGAATACATTTTTAAAAACTATAAACCGAAAGGTATTTTTGTTTATAACACCTGTATTCCCGCAATGACAGGGGAGAACATTTTTGATTTATGTAATAGAAAATCAAAAGAACTTGGAATACCGGTTATTCCCGTTGATTCTCCAGGCTTTATAGGTGCAAAAAATTTAGGCACAAGAATTGCAGCAAAAGTTCTTTTTGATTATGTGATAGGAAAGAAGGAGCCAGACTATACAACTCCCTTTGATATTAACCTGATAGGAGAATTTAACGTAGCCGGTGACCTTTTTAATATTCTTCCGCTGTTTAAAAAGTGCGGGATAAGGGTGCTTTCAACCATTACAGGTGATGGGAGAATGGATGAGATTGCAACCGCTCACAGGGCAAAATTGAATGTTGTTTTCTGTTCTCAGGCGATGATTAACCTTGCAGAATATATGGAAGAAAGATACGGAATTCCCTTCGTTCAGGTTTCATTTTACGGAAAAACACCTATAGAAAACTCACTAAGAAAAATAGCAAAAGCTTTTAAAAGTGAAAAATTATCGGAAAAGGTTGAAAAAGTTATTGAAGAGGAAAACGAAAGGATAAAACCGGAGTTTGAAAGATTAAAGACTGTTTTAAAAGGAAAAAGAGCTGTTCTTTATACAGGGGGACACAAAAGCTGGTCAGGAATAGAGCTTTTAAGGGATTTTGGTATTGAGGTTGTTTTAAGCAGCGGGAGAAAAAGCACTGCAGAAGAGAGGGAAAAGATAAAAAAGCTTATAGGAAAGGAAAGACTTGTTGGCCAGATAGGTGCGAGAAAACTGCATGAATTGTGCTTTGAGTTTGGAGCGGATGTTCTTATAGCAGGCGGTAGAAATATGTACCCCTCACTTAAATCAAAAATCCCCTACCTCCATATAAACCAGGAGCGGTTTTACGCTTACGCCGGTTATGATGGACTTATAGAGTTTGGAAGGCAGCTTGAGATAACAATAACGTCTCCTGTGTGGAGGTATCTAAAAGAGAAACCTTTCTATTTAAACGGAGGTGAAAGATGA
- the nifK gene encoding nitrogenase molybdenum-iron protein subunit beta, producing MAEKKRNGIDSYSVPEEISIYDMWSYNTTMEELGDKPWWELPERFSSLEEVWEYTKSKEYKEKNLSREAIKIDPEMACQPLGALLAALGIEGTLPYCHGSQGCASYFRFEFTRHFREPVMEAASSMTEDAAVFGGLSNIVEGLQNAYTLYKPKHIAVFTSCMAEVIGDDLKAFINRAKQKGSIPEDFPITYANTPSFVGSHVEGYDSMVRAILEQLAEPKEEKTEKINVIPGFDPYTANIKEVKKLLNTMGVDYTFVPDWSRTFDYPLGKFEMYPGGTPLEEVKNAVNNKGSVIIGKFSLKKTAKLIKNKWKQPLQAMEMPIGVEFTDKFIMTVSEMTGKEIPPEIEEMRGIALDAMTDAYQRFHGVKAAVVGDPDIVYGVSKFLLEMGAKPYYVVSTNGTKKWQKEMQALLDSSEFGKGCKAYAGMDLWQLRSLMYEEKPDILIGPCDLKYYAREFDLPLVRIGLPIMDRFNLHRYPIMGYEGVINLVTFIGNALLDHFDRICPEVNFDKLR from the coding sequence ATGGCTGAAAAAAAGAGAAATGGTATTGATTCATACAGTGTCCCTGAGGAGATTTCCATATACGATATGTGGTCGTATAACACTACTATGGAAGAGCTTGGAGATAAGCCGTGGTGGGAACTGCCTGAAAGATTTAGTTCACTTGAAGAGGTGTGGGAATACACAAAAAGTAAAGAGTATAAGGAGAAAAACCTTTCAAGGGAAGCGATAAAAATAGACCCTGAAATGGCGTGCCAGCCTCTTGGTGCCCTTCTTGCTGCTCTTGGTATAGAAGGAACACTTCCTTACTGTCACGGTTCGCAAGGGTGCGCTTCCTACTTCCGTTTTGAGTTTACAAGGCATTTCAGAGAACCTGTTATGGAAGCTGCTTCCTCTATGACCGAGGATGCGGCGGTATTTGGCGGGCTTTCAAACATAGTTGAGGGATTGCAGAACGCTTACACTCTTTATAAACCAAAGCATATAGCCGTTTTTACAAGCTGTATGGCGGAGGTTATCGGAGATGATCTTAAGGCTTTTATAAACAGAGCAAAACAGAAAGGTTCCATTCCTGAAGATTTTCCCATCACTTATGCAAACACTCCATCTTTTGTTGGTTCCCATGTTGAAGGTTACGACAGTATGGTAAGGGCTATCCTTGAGCAGCTTGCCGAACCGAAAGAGGAAAAAACCGAAAAGATAAATGTGATTCCAGGATTTGACCCTTACACTGCCAATATAAAGGAAGTTAAAAAGCTCCTTAACACAATGGGGGTTGATTATACGTTTGTTCCGGACTGGTCAAGGACGTTTGATTATCCCCTCGGTAAGTTTGAGATGTATCCTGGTGGAACTCCTCTTGAAGAGGTAAAAAACGCTGTTAACAATAAGGGTTCAGTGATTATCGGGAAATTTTCCCTTAAGAAAACCGCAAAGCTTATAAAGAACAAGTGGAAGCAACCTTTACAGGCTATGGAGATGCCTATAGGAGTTGAGTTTACAGATAAGTTTATTATGACTGTTTCTGAGATGACAGGGAAGGAGATTCCGCCAGAAATAGAAGAGATGAGAGGAATAGCTCTTGATGCTATGACAGATGCTTATCAGAGATTTCACGGAGTTAAAGCTGCTGTGGTTGGAGACCCTGATATAGTTTACGGTGTTTCAAAGTTCTTGCTTGAGATGGGTGCTAAACCTTACTATGTGGTTTCCACAAACGGAACCAAAAAGTGGCAGAAAGAGATGCAGGCGCTTCTTGATTCCTCCGAATTTGGAAAAGGATGTAAGGCTTATGCAGGAATGGATTTGTGGCAACTTCGTTCTCTCATGTATGAGGAGAAGCCGGATATTCTCATAGGGCCGTGTGATCTTAAGTATTATGCACGGGAGTTTGACCTTCCCCTTGTAAGAATAGGGCTTCCTATAATGGACAGATTCAATCTTCACCGCTATCCGATAATGGGGTATGAGGGGGTCATCAATCTTGTGACTTTCATAGGCAATGCCCTTCTTGACCATTTTGACAGAATCTGTCCTGAAGTGAATTTTGACAAACTTAGATAA
- the nifD gene encoding nitrogenase molybdenum-iron protein alpha chain — protein sequence MEKRQVLDPTFAAKLIEDTLSAYPEKARKERAKHLAVNDPSGKNKVISNVKCRPGVISSRGCTYAGCKGVLVGQIKGMIPISHGPVGCGHYSWSTRRNYATGKRGLNNFVTFHFTTFYQERDVVYGGDKKLDKALDELFEMFPLAQGASVLSECPVGLIGDDIGSVARKKEKETGKWIVPYNCEGFRGVSQSLGHHIANDMWRDWIVERYEPKDLDPDWEPGPYDVVYIGDYNIGGDGWEVLKIFKAIGLRVVARFPTDPNVWDWPKAKYAKLTIVHCARSTQYFAKSMEKKYGIPYYESNFIGATDTFESLRDIANFFDDKIKENVEKFIEKWTPFVEKVKAEYRPRLEGKKVMLYVGGLRPRHVAEALEKDLGMVVIGTGYEFAHDDDYEKTYPKLGEGALIYDDVTQYELDRFVEALKPDLIGSGVKEKYVFQKMGIPFRQMHSWDYSGPYHGILGFLRLARDMDMAVNGAPWKYVKAPWKKEMEV from the coding sequence ATGGAGAAGAGGCAGGTTCTTGACCCTACCTTTGCCGCAAAGCTTATTGAAGATACTTTAAGTGCATATCCAGAAAAAGCACGAAAAGAAAGAGCAAAGCACTTAGCTGTTAACGACCCGTCAGGTAAGAATAAAGTTATATCAAATGTAAAGTGCCGTCCAGGTGTTATCTCTTCAAGAGGATGTACTTACGCAGGTTGTAAGGGTGTTCTTGTAGGTCAGATTAAAGGGATGATACCTATTTCTCACGGACCTGTTGGATGCGGTCACTACTCCTGGTCAACCAGAAGGAACTACGCTACAGGGAAAAGAGGACTTAATAACTTTGTAACGTTTCATTTCACAACATTCTATCAGGAGAGGGATGTTGTTTACGGCGGGGATAAAAAACTTGATAAAGCTCTTGATGAGCTTTTTGAGATGTTTCCTCTTGCTCAGGGAGCAAGTGTTCTTTCAGAATGTCCTGTAGGTCTTATCGGTGATGATATAGGAAGTGTTGCAAGGAAAAAAGAGAAAGAGACCGGGAAGTGGATAGTTCCTTATAACTGTGAAGGATTCAGAGGAGTATCTCAGTCTCTCGGTCACCATATAGCAAACGATATGTGGAGGGACTGGATAGTTGAAAGATATGAACCAAAAGATTTAGACCCTGACTGGGAGCCGGGTCCTTACGATGTTGTCTATATAGGTGATTACAACATCGGTGGTGATGGCTGGGAGGTTTTAAAGATATTTAAGGCTATAGGACTCAGGGTCGTTGCCCGTTTTCCTACCGATCCAAATGTTTGGGATTGGCCTAAGGCAAAGTATGCCAAGTTGACTATTGTTCACTGTGCAAGGTCAACCCAGTATTTTGCAAAAAGTATGGAGAAGAAGTACGGAATACCCTATTACGAATCAAACTTTATAGGAGCGACAGATACTTTTGAGAGTTTAAGAGATATAGCAAATTTCTTTGATGACAAAATTAAGGAGAATGTTGAAAAGTTTATAGAAAAATGGACTCCGTTTGTTGAAAAGGTTAAAGCAGAGTATAGACCGCGTCTTGAAGGAAAAAAAGTGATGCTTTATGTGGGAGGGCTTCGTCCAAGGCACGTTGCCGAAGCTCTTGAAAAAGACCTTGGTATGGTTGTTATCGGAACAGGTTATGAGTTTGCTCACGATGATGATTATGAGAAAACCTATCCGAAACTTGGAGAGGGTGCTCTTATCTATGATGATGTGACCCAATATGAGCTTGATAGATTTGTTGAGGCTTTAAAACCTGACCTTATCGGTTCTGGTGTAAAAGAAAAGTATGTGTTCCAGAAGATGGGGATTCCGTTCCGTCAGATGCACTCTTGGGATTACTCGGGACCTTACCACGGAATTCTTGGATTTTTAAGGCTTGCGAGGGATATGGATATGGCTGTTAACGGTGCTCCCTGGAAGTATGTGAAAGCACCATGGAAGAAAGAGATGGAGGTGTAG
- the nifH gene encoding nitrogenase iron protein: protein MRQCATYGKGGIGKSTTTQNTVAALGEMGYHCMIVGCDPKADSTRLILHAKAQATVMDLAREAGSVEDLELEDVLLTGVFGIKCVESGGPEPGVGCAGRGVITAINFLEEEGAYTEDLDFVFYDVLGDVVCGGFAMPIREGKAEEIYIVTSGEMMAMYAANNISKGILKYARTGGVRLGGLICNSRKVDREDELISALAEKLGTQMIHFLPRDNIVQHAELRRMTVIEYAPDSKQADEYRTLARKIVENEKLVIPTPLTVDELEELLIEYGIMEADVEGAAEPTDPKLKQ, encoded by the coding sequence ATGAGACAGTGTGCTACATACGGTAAGGGTGGTATTGGAAAGTCAACAACAACTCAAAATACTGTTGCAGCTCTTGGAGAGATGGGCTACCACTGTATGATAGTTGGTTGTGACCCTAAAGCCGATTCAACCCGTCTAATACTTCATGCAAAAGCTCAGGCTACAGTTATGGATCTTGCAAGGGAAGCGGGTTCTGTTGAAGACCTTGAACTTGAAGATGTGCTTCTTACAGGGGTTTTTGGGATTAAGTGTGTTGAGTCAGGTGGTCCAGAACCTGGAGTTGGTTGTGCCGGGAGGGGCGTTATTACAGCCATAAACTTCCTTGAAGAGGAAGGTGCTTATACAGAAGACCTTGATTTTGTTTTCTATGACGTTCTTGGTGATGTTGTGTGTGGTGGTTTTGCCATGCCTATCAGGGAAGGTAAAGCAGAAGAGATATACATTGTTACTTCCGGTGAGATGATGGCGATGTATGCGGCTAATAACATTTCCAAAGGTATTTTGAAATACGCCAGAACAGGTGGAGTTAGACTTGGCGGTCTTATCTGCAATTCAAGAAAGGTTGATAGAGAAGACGAGCTTATCTCTGCCCTTGCTGAAAAGCTTGGTACACAGATGATTCACTTTCTCCCAAGGGATAACATCGTTCAGCACGCAGAACTAAGAAGGATGACAGTAATTGAATATGCTCCAGATTCAAAGCAGGCCGATGAATACAGAACTCTTGCCAGGAAAATAGTTGAAAATGAAAAGCTTGTTATTCCAACGCCTTTAACTGTTGATGAGCTTGAAGAGCTTCTTATTGAGTACGGAATTATGGAAGCTGATGTTGAAGGAGCAGCCGAGCCGACAGATCCAAAACTTAAACAGTAA
- a CDS encoding sulfate/molybdate ABC transporter ATP-binding protein translates to MNFISVKKELEDFSLDVSFELSDGITAIFAPSGSGKSLTLSIIAGLLTPDEGQIVVNDKVFFDSETGINLSPQKRKVGYLFQNYALFPHLTVYENVAFPLRNRDRRKVEKLIKLFHLDGLEDRKPDTLSGGQKQRVALARALVYEPEILLLDEPFSALDRNLKEALYEEILKVKEIFSIPIVLVSHDIDEVLALSDRIIVYQNGKVLQKGPVHSVLKLPISKEVASILGIKNIFKAKIIKSSDGKAVLELKDIRIGLDKPIFTEEIEIAIPSYAFCPGRMCEGNTFEAFIKRVIVKGVSVDCLIETPGGVIFNATFSRRAFERNAFKVGGKYRFGVITKEIIFFTQGNNGFA, encoded by the coding sequence GTGAATTTTATATCCGTTAAAAAGGAGCTGGAAGATTTTTCACTAGATGTTTCTTTTGAGCTTTCTGATGGTATAACAGCGATTTTTGCTCCTTCCGGTTCTGGAAAAAGTTTGACTTTAAGCATTATTGCAGGTCTTTTAACTCCGGATGAAGGGCAGATTGTCGTAAACGATAAAGTGTTTTTTGATTCTGAAACAGGGATTAATCTCTCTCCCCAGAAAAGAAAGGTAGGTTATCTGTTCCAGAATTATGCACTCTTTCCCCATCTTACTGTTTATGAGAATGTAGCTTTTCCGCTGCGTAACAGGGACAGGAGAAAAGTTGAGAAACTTATAAAGCTTTTTCACCTTGATGGTCTTGAAGATAGGAAACCGGATACTCTTTCAGGTGGTCAGAAACAGAGAGTTGCTCTTGCGCGGGCGCTTGTTTATGAACCTGAAATTCTGCTTCTTGATGAGCCTTTTTCAGCCCTTGATAGAAATCTTAAAGAGGCTCTCTATGAGGAGATTTTAAAGGTAAAAGAGATTTTTTCAATTCCCATTGTTCTTGTTTCCCATGATATTGATGAGGTTTTAGCACTTTCCGACCGTATAATTGTTTATCAAAATGGGAAAGTTTTACAAAAAGGACCAGTTCATAGTGTTCTGAAATTGCCGATTTCTAAGGAAGTAGCCTCTATTTTGGGAATCAAGAATATTTTTAAGGCAAAGATTATTAAAAGTTCCGATGGCAAGGCAGTTTTGGAGTTAAAAGATATAAGAATTGGTCTTGATAAACCGATATTTACCGAGGAGATTGAGATTGCCATACCGTCTTATGCTTTTTGTCCTGGAAGAATGTGTGAAGGGAATACTTTTGAGGCTTTTATAAAAAGAGTGATTGTTAAGGGGGTAAGTGTTGATTGTCTTATTGAAACGCCTGGAGGGGTTATTTTTAATGCTACATTTTCAAGAAGGGCATTTGAGAGAAATGCTTTCAAGGTGGGAGGGAAGTATAGGTTTGGCGTAATTACTAAGGAGATAATTTTTTTCACGCAAGGGAATAACGGTTTTGCATAA